The Triticum aestivum cultivar Chinese Spring chromosome 7B, IWGSC CS RefSeq v2.1, whole genome shotgun sequence genome window below encodes:
- the LOC123157604 gene encoding protein DMP3-like has translation MASPPPSSTMIQMPPSPQTNGQPTAGTIPAMPNDAGDVTIAPAAAAGPASKATDKVMSSAAKLTQLLPTGTLLAYQALSPSFTNHGKCEASNQWLTTALVIILAALCILFSFTDSVLGRDQKLYYGVATPRGCKTLVEAGFNVFNFSDEEEKLKWTPAEFRRLRIRPLDFLHAIFTALVFLIVALSDVRLQNCFFPNAGRNTTELLKNLPLGIAFLSSFVFIVFPTKRKGIGYTDTTPPEKLT, from the exons ATGGCGTCTCCTCCTCCATCGTCCACCATGATCCAGATGCCTCCAAgtccacaaaccaacggccagccAACGGCCGGGACAATCCCAGCCATGCCTAATGATGCCGGTGACGTGACCATAGCACCTGCAGCAGCTGCCGGACCAGCATCCAAGGCAACGGACAAGGTCATGTCGAGCGCCGCCAAGCTCACGCAGCTCCTGCCGACGGGAACATTGCTAGCGTACCAGGCTCTATCCCCGTCCTTCACCAACCACGGCAAGTGCGAGGCCTCCAACCAGTGGCTCACCACTGCGCTGGTCATCATCCTCGCCGCCCTGTGCATCCTCTTCTCCTTCACCGATAGCGTCCTCGGCCGCGACCAGAAGCTCTACTACGGCGTCGCCACACCACGCGGCTGTAAAACTCTGGTGGAAGC CGGCTTCAACGTGTTCAACTTCTCCGACGAAGAGGAGAAGCTGAAGTGGACTCCAGCTGAGTTCCGGAGGCTCCGCATCCGGCCGCTGGACTTTTTGCACGCCATCTTCACGGCGCTGGTCTTTCTCATCGTGGCCTTGAGTGACGTGCGGCTACAAAACTGCTTCTTCCCAAACGCCGGCAGGAACACCACGGAGCTGCTGAAGAACCTGCCGTTGGGCATCGcatttctgtcgagttttgtgttcaTTGTCTTCCCCACAAAGAGGAAGGGCATCGGCTACACCGACACCACTCCTCCTGAGAAGCTCACTTGA